One Actinosynnema pretiosum DNA segment encodes these proteins:
- a CDS encoding SDR family oxidoreductase: protein MRDTEVVVVIGTGGMGRAIAHRQGAGRHVLLADFDEAALTSAADALRDEGHVVTARPVDVSDAGAVRALADAAAGLGRVAQVAHTAGLSPAQAPVEAILAVDLLGVELVLAEFGRVVAPGGAGVVIASMGGHLAPITPELERLLASRTAAELIASPELAPATLNPGGAYGIAKRANHFQVQAASRAWGERGARVNSISPGVIATPMGRRELASASGERMRAMVAASGTGRVGTASDVAEAAAFLLGPGSSFVTGADLLVDGGVVAAVRAGRG from the coding sequence GTGCGCGACACCGAGGTGGTCGTGGTCATCGGGACGGGCGGCATGGGGCGGGCCATCGCCCACCGACAGGGCGCGGGCAGGCACGTGCTGCTCGCGGACTTCGACGAGGCCGCGCTGACGTCCGCCGCCGACGCGCTGCGCGACGAGGGGCACGTGGTGACCGCCCGGCCGGTCGACGTGTCGGACGCGGGGGCCGTGCGCGCGCTGGCCGACGCCGCCGCCGGCCTCGGGCGGGTCGCCCAGGTCGCGCACACCGCCGGGCTCTCCCCCGCGCAGGCCCCGGTGGAGGCGATCCTCGCCGTCGACCTGCTCGGCGTCGAGCTGGTGCTGGCGGAGTTCGGCCGGGTCGTCGCGCCGGGCGGGGCGGGTGTGGTGATCGCCAGCATGGGCGGGCACCTGGCGCCGATCACCCCGGAGCTGGAGCGGTTGCTGGCGAGCAGGACCGCCGCCGAGCTGATCGCCTCGCCCGAGCTGGCCCCGGCGACGCTGAACCCCGGTGGCGCGTACGGGATCGCCAAGCGCGCCAACCACTTCCAGGTCCAGGCCGCCTCACGCGCGTGGGGCGAGCGCGGCGCGCGGGTCAACTCGATCAGCCCCGGCGTCATCGCCACCCCCATGGGGCGGCGGGAGCTGGCGAGCGCGAGCGGCGAGCGGATGCGGGCGATGGTGGCCGCGTCGGGCACCGGGCGGGTCGGCACGGCGAGCGACGTCGCCGAGGCCGCCGCGTTCCTGCTCGGGCCCGGTTCCTCGTTCGTCACCGGCGCGGACCTGCTGGTGGACGGTGGCGTCGTGGCCGCCGTGCGCGCCGGACGGGGCTGA